The DNA window CACGAACTTCGCACCCAGGCTCTCGACCTGCTCCTTGACCGCGGGCCGCACGTCGTAGGCGTGCACGACCGCTCCCAAGCGATGGGAAACGGCAATTGCCTGAAGCCCGGCAACCCCCGCCCCAATCACGAAGACCCGGGCGGGAGTGATGGTGCCCGCGGCGGTGATCATCATCGGGAACATCTTGCCGAGCTCCGCGGCGGCTAGAAGAACCGCTTTGTACCCCGCCACCGTCGCCATCGAGCTCAGGGCGTCCATCGGCTGCGCCCGGCTGATGCGCGGGAGAAGCTCCAGAGCGAACCCGATGACGCCACGCTCCGCGAGCGCCTGTCCGTTCTCGGGAGCACCCAATGGATTCAGGAGGCCGACGACGACCTGTTCGCGTCGCAACAGACCCAGCTCTTCGGCGCGGCGGTCCGCGCTCGCTCCGGGACCGTGAACGGCAAGGAGCAGATCCGCTTCCGAGCAAAGAGCGCGCCGGTCGGGAACGATCCGGGCTCCCGAGGACTCGTAGGTGGCGTCGGGAAATCCGGCACCGTCGCCGGCGCCCGCCTCCACACAGACCTCCAGACCGGCCTTGCCCAGCCGGGGCAGGTGCGTTGGAACGAGCGCGACGCGTCGCTCGCCCGGGTACGACTCCCGCTGCACTCCGACGATCATCTCGAGCCCTTCGAATTCACGAGGCCGCCTGTTCCCGGCCCGTCCTTTGAGCGCGTATTGTACAGCAGCCGTTGGCGGCGGGACCGACAACTGGTACACTCGACGAAGGCAAACGATCGGAGGAACCGCGATGGGGGTCCGGATCCCGACGGCGCGTGACGCCGTGTCGCGATACATGATCGTTCTGCGACCGGACCAAGACCTTCTCGGCGCCATCGACACGCTCGTACGCAAGCGCGCCCAGGGAGCCCCGGTGCTGAACGAGGAAGGAGACCTCGTTGGGATCCTTACGGAAAAGGATTGCCTGCGACTTCTGTCGAACTCCGCCTACGGGGAGCTCGCGGGAGGCAACGTGGGTGACTATATGTCATCGGTCAAAGTGACGTTGACGGTCGATATGGATCTGTTCAGCGTCGCCGAGGCCTTTCTCGCGACCAACTTCCCCGTCCTGCCCGTGCTGGAACAGGGCAAGCTCGTTGGAAGAATCAGCCGGTTGGACCTCCTGTGGCAGATCAAAGCGCTCGAGCGCGACATCGCGCGAGAGCGGGCGCGGGAGGAGAGGGAACGAAAGGAGCGGGACAACCCATCGTCCATCGACCGAATGCAACGTTTCGCGGGAAGCCACTCACCGGAGCAGCTCGCGGAGTTGTTGAGAAACCGCAAACAGAATTAGTAACCCGCCCGAGCCTCGAGACTGGCGCTTTAGAACCTGCCTGGAGGAGAATGCTCCGATGTTTCGCCGAAGGTCTCGACTCCTGGGATGTCTCGTGACCGCGCACTGCGTAATCGCGTCTTTAGTCGCCACCGCCTCTCAAAACCAGCCCCTCGAAGCCGACCACTTCGTGCCCTCGCGACCGGAGAACTTGACCTGGGGGTGGTATCCCATCGACAAGAAACCCGTTCTGACGCTTCGGTCGGGCGAGACGGTGCGCGTGGATACTCTCTCCCACGCCGGTGCGACCCAGGATGAGAACCCGGTAACGTATCTCACCGGGCTCGGTGTTCCGCGAAACGAGATTCTCCAGGACGTGCTGGACTTTTGGTCCTCGCGCGACGAGCGTCCACGAGAAGGACGGAGCGGCCACGTCATCACCGGCCCCATCTACATCGAGGGTGCGGAGCCCGGCGACATGCTCGAAGTACAGATTCTCCAGGTCCAGACTCGTGTGCCCTGGGGCATCAACAACACGAGCGCCACCGGAGGCGTGTTCTCACCGAGCTATCCCGGCGTACTCCCCGGGGACGCCCTGCTGGACATCCCGGAAGGAACGCGTCACGTGATCCGCACCGGTGAGGTCGATGGGCGCGAGGTCGCCTTCTTCGCCCCGGGGGTCCAGGTGCCGCTCGAGCCGTTCCTGGGTATTCTGGCGGTTGCCCCCAAGCCCGTGGTCGGCCAGCCGGGGGTGACGCTTCCCGGCGTGCAGAGCTCCCGACCGCCGGGTGCTTTCGGCGGGAACCTGGACGTCAAAGATCTCAAGGCGGGAACGACCGTTTACCTTCCCGTCTTCCAGCCCGGCGCGCTTTTCTACACCGGGGACCCCCATGGGGCCCAGGGAGACGGCGAGGTGAGTGGCACCGCCATCGAGCAGTCGCTTTCCGGCGTCTTTCGCTTCGTCCTCCACAAATCGGTCGCGCTTGCGGGTCCTCGGGCGGAAACGGATACTCACTACCTCCTCATGGGGATCGATCTCGATCTCGACCGGGCGACCCGGAACGCGGCGTGGGAAGTCGTGGATTTCCTCGTCAGGGAGAAGGGGCTCGCGCCCGACGAGGCGCTCTCGCTCGCGAGCATCGCCGTGGACTTCCGCGTCAGCGAGGTCGTCGACCTCACCCAGGTCGTAACCGGGTACATTCCCAAGAGCCTCTTCGTACCGTAACCTCACCGAGGTCCCGGCTCGGGGGTGGCGGCGAGCACGTCGGCACATGTCTTCTGAAGCTCGGCGAAGAGCGCGTCCATGTGCTCGAGGCGCGTTCGGAGGTTGACCGGGCAGATGCGAAACCACCATTTGCCCTTGAGAAGCGTGGTCGACAACCAGAAACGGCCGCGGTCCTCGATACGGGTCGCGACTTCCTTGTGGAGGCGGCCCAAGGCGTCCTCGTCGAGCGCGCGGGGAGGCTCGTAACGGATGCAGATCGCCGACATGCGAGGCTCGGTCGCGGCGCGAAACGTCTCGCTCCGGCTCACGATCTCGTGCAGGTGCTTGGCTTGCTCGACGTTCCGGTCGACCCACGTCCCGATGGTCTTGCCGCCGTATCGTTTCAAGCTCATCCAGACTTTCAGACTTCTCAACCGCTTCGACTGCTCGAAT is part of the Vicinamibacteria bacterium genome and encodes:
- a CDS encoding CBS domain-containing protein → MGVRIPTARDAVSRYMIVLRPDQDLLGAIDTLVRKRAQGAPVLNEEGDLVGILTEKDCLRLLSNSAYGELAGGNVGDYMSSVKVTLTVDMDLFSVAEAFLATNFPVLPVLEQGKLVGRISRLDLLWQIKALERDIARERAREERERKERDNPSSIDRMQRFAGSHSPEQLAELLRNRKQN
- a CDS encoding acetamidase/formamidase family protein yields the protein MFRRRSRLLGCLVTAHCVIASLVATASQNQPLEADHFVPSRPENLTWGWYPIDKKPVLTLRSGETVRVDTLSHAGATQDENPVTYLTGLGVPRNEILQDVLDFWSSRDERPREGRSGHVITGPIYIEGAEPGDMLEVQILQVQTRVPWGINNTSATGGVFSPSYPGVLPGDALLDIPEGTRHVIRTGEVDGREVAFFAPGVQVPLEPFLGILAVAPKPVVGQPGVTLPGVQSSRPPGAFGGNLDVKDLKAGTTVYLPVFQPGALFYTGDPHGAQGDGEVSGTAIEQSLSGVFRFVLHKSVALAGPRAETDTHYLLMGIDLDLDRATRNAAWEVVDFLVREKGLAPDEALSLASIAVDFRVSEVVDLTQVVTGYIPKSLFVP
- a CDS encoding Re/Si-specific NAD(P)(+) transhydrogenase subunit alpha, which produces MIVGVQRESYPGERRVALVPTHLPRLGKAGLEVCVEAGAGDGAGFPDATYESSGARIVPDRRALCSEADLLLAVHGPGASADRRAEELGLLRREQVVVGLLNPLGAPENGQALAERGVIGFALELLPRISRAQPMDALSSMATVAGYKAVLLAAAELGKMFPMMITAAGTITPARVFVIGAGVAGLQAIAVSHRLGAVVHAYDVRPAVKEQVESLGAKFVEMALETQAAEDASGYAKAMGEEFYQRQRELMGRAVADSDVVITTAAVPGKRAPVLITREMVLSMAPGSVVVDLAAEGGGNCELTRAGETVQLDGVTILGPVNLPATVPNHASQMYSSNVTAFVSNLIKDGRVDLDGDDPIVNDTLLTREGKVVSTRVRELLASEERRSS